A window of Rhodoligotrophos appendicifer genomic DNA:
CGGGTCACGGTGCCGCCGATGACGAACAGTGAGGCGAGCCCCGCGCCGATCGCCCTAGTGACGCCACGGTTCTGATTCTCTATCCGCTTGGCGAAACTGTGGAACAGCTGTCACCATCGCGAGTTAAGCAGATTTATGAATGCAAAGCCGAAACTGCACAGATTTCGCTTGCGCAGTCATCGAATGTTCATGTGATTTGTGTCGGGATTTCCAGATGACGCCTGCGGCTGCGTCAGGACCTGCCGGCAAGTGACTGCCCGGTAAGTGATAACGATCAGGGACGACAAGAATGACGAGATCTTCAGAACAGCATTTTTCTTCCTGCCGCACCATTTTGCGCGGCTGTCTGGCTGCCGTGCTGTTGGGAGCGACCCTGTCGGGTCCGGTGACGGCGCAGACGGCTGCCCCGCCCGCCGCCACAACGACACCTGCCCCCGTCCAGGCACCGAATACCACCATCATCGACCTGACCGTCGACGGGCTGCAGTCGGACGATGGAATGCTGCTGTGGACATTGTTCCAGGGGGAGGAGAATTTCGAATCCTTCGATCCCGAGAAGTCGATCGCCAAGGGCAAATGTCAGATCGTGAACAAGGTTTGCACGGTTCAGATCCCCGCCGTGCCCTTTGGAGAATACGCGCTGATCGTCGCCCATGACGTCGATGGGAACGGCGAAATCGACCGCAATCCGCTGTCGGACGAGCTCAAGGGCATTTCCAACTACACCAGCAAGCTGTGGTGGAAGCCGAATTGGGATGATGCGAAATTTACCGCCAGCCAGCCCCAGATGCCGATGACGATCACCGTCTATTGAAACGAAAAGGGCGCGCCATGAGCGCGCCCGAAGATCCTATGGGCCCGCTCCCGAGGCGGGCCGTATTCTACCGGTAATAGCCGCGACGCCAATAGGGTGCGGGTCCATAGACGGGCCGGTAACCGCCCCAGTACCGTGGCGGCCGCGGCGCGACATAAACCGGCGGTGGCGCGTAGTAGACCGGTGGCGGTGGCGCATAATAGACCGGCGGCGGCGGATAGTAGACGGGTGGCGGCGCGAAATAGGGGGCGCCGATGACCACATCCACGCGGGCTTGCGCAGGCGACGAGGCGGTCACCGCCCCGAGGGCTGCGAGGCCCAATAGTCCGGCTGAAGCGAAAGCTTTACTCAACATGGCACCTTGCTCCTCGATGATCCGGGCTACGGCTTCAACGCCCGGATCGTCTAAAAATATCAACAAAAGATGAACTGGGGATGTACGGAATCTGATCCTGGCGCGGCCGGCCGTTGCTCGCGGCGCCGGGTTTCGATATGACTGCCGCCATATCCCGAAAATCGGAAGCACCATGGCTGCCCAGTACATCTATCATATGCACGAATTGTCGAAGGCCTATCCCGGCGGCAAGAAGGTCCTCGATAACGTAAATCTCTCCTTCTACCCGGGGGCGAAGATC
This region includes:
- a CDS encoding DUF2141 domain-containing protein; its protein translation is MTRSSEQHFSSCRTILRGCLAAVLLGATLSGPVTAQTAAPPAATTTPAPVQAPNTTIIDLTVDGLQSDDGMLLWTLFQGEENFESFDPEKSIAKGKCQIVNKVCTVQIPAVPFGEYALIVAHDVDGNGEIDRNPLSDELKGISNYTSKLWWKPNWDDAKFTASQPQMPMTITVY